The stretch of DNA GCGAGCCGGACACGGCCATGATCTGCGGTTGCCATCCCGCCTGCAGGAACGGCTTCATCGCTTCGCCGATCACCACTTCAGCGGTTGGCGTCGCCGCGCTCAGGCTTTCAGTCGAAGAGCGCCCCGCCCAGCCCGTCAGCGTATGGAAGATTCGACGCGTGCTCACCGGAGTGTCCGCAACTCCCGGCGAGACGCCCGCCCCCACCACGACCAGCGGCACCCGCATGGTGGACTGATACAGGAGTTGGCCGTGTTGCGGCTCGCCGTGATCACCCAGCCCCTCGCCGTGATCGCTTGCGACGACAATCGCCGATGTGCCACCTCGAGCAGCCACCCGCGCCTCGAACGCCTCTACCAATCGGCCTAATTGCTCATCCATCGCCGCCACTTCGGCGCGGTACGGGTCCTTCGGATAACGGCTGCGAAACGGCTCGGGTGGTTCGTACGGCGCGTGCGCGTCGAAGTAATGCACCCAGACGAACAACGGCTCCGGCCCGGACGCCTGCGACAGATGCGCCAGGGCGCGGTCTGTGGTCTCACGCGACGACCGCTCCGCGCGTCCGCCCGACAACTCATCGTCGTACACATCGAACCCGCGAGCGAGACCGAACCGTCGAGCGAGTACAAATGCAGACACAAAGGCGGCCGTGCGATATCCGGCGGCCTTCAGCGCCTCAGCCACCACCGGATGCGTGGCGGCGAGGAACCGCGCGTTCTCGTGGACGCCGTGCCCACCCGGATAAACGCCGGTCATCATCGAGGTGTGTGATGGCAGCGTCTCTGGCACGGTGGCGTAGGCCTGCGAGAACACGCGCCCGCGAGCGGCCAGGCGGTTGAACGCCGGCGTCTCTACGCCAATCGCGCCGGGCCCGATCGCGTCGGCGCGCGTGGTATCAAGGGTGACGAGAAGGATCGATGGCCGCGGCGCCGCGACGGGCGCGGGCGCGGTGGTGTCGCGGCCACAGGCGGCCGCGCCGAGCACGAACGCCACCGCAACAAAAAAGGAACGGGTGCAGCTCCTCACTTTCCACCTTCGCTCCTCCGGAGCTACGGCGGACAAGCCTAACTTCCTCACTTCCCAATTTTCCACAGGTCCGCGAGCCCGGGTTCTTTCATCACCTTCTCGATGTCGGCGATTTCCATCGGCAGCGGGCCCGACAGGTTTTCGTAGCCCGTGGCGGTGATGAGGATCGCGTCTTCGAGGCGGATGTAGATGCGTTCGTCGGGAATGGTGAGCGCGGGTTCGATGGTCAGCATCATGCCCGGCAGATAGACGCCGTCGAAGTTGGCGCCGGCCACATCGTGCGCTTCCATGCCGAGCCAGTGCCCAAACGAGTTGCGAGCCCGCGCGTAACCGGCCACAAAACGCTCGGCGGCCTCTTTGATCTTCGGGTCGGTAAACGTGAACGTCTCCATGATCGCGGTCATCTTTTTGTGCGCGTTCGCGAGCGACTCAGCGGCCGGCCCGGGCCGGATCGACGACATCAGCGCCTGGTACAACTTGACGTAGATGCCGTACATCTCGCGCTGTCTCGGAGAGAACGTGCCGTTGGCGGGGAACATGCGCGTGACGTCGGTGGTGTAGTTGGACACGTCGGGCGCGTAGTCCATCAGCACCATGTCGCCGTCCTCGAGCCGGCTTTGCGCGGCATGGTAATGCGGCCAGAATGCATTGGTGCCGGTCGCCACAAGCGCGTAGTAGCCAATGCCCTGTGCGTTGTGGCGTTTGAAGATGTAGTCAGCGATGGCCTCGATCTCGTACTCGTACATCCCGGGCTTCGCCGATTTCATCGACTCGAGAATCGCCAGGCTCGACAGGCGCGTGGTCTCGCGCATGATCTTGATCTCTTCGGCGCTTTTGATCATGCGCATGCGGTCCACGAACGGATCCAGATTCAGGATCTCGGACCTGGGCGCTGCGACGCGCAGCTTCTCGCGAAACACAGCGTCCTTAGACGCCCGGCCGTCCCACGGGTCAGCGGCGACCTCGCGCTCGTGGTTGGAAATGCGGTCGGGCGCCGCCGCGCCCAGTGACTCGCTCCGGAACGGGAAGTAGATCGACCGCCCTTCAGCCGCCACCGTCTTCACCACGCCGTCAAACGTGGCGCGATCCGCCACCTGCTCGATGCCCGTCAGTCGAGCCGCCTCGTCTCCCTGGGGCCAGCAGGGGTCCTTCAGACCGATCTGAAGCCGAGTTGCGCGCCGGCAGGAACAGCGTGGATGTCTTCGAGCGGCCGTCGATCAGCAGAATCGCGCGCGGCACCTCCACGCCGGAGAGATAGAAGAACTGCTTGCCCTGCTGGAACTTGGTATACGCCGCCGGCTCGGTGGCGCCCGCCAGAATGGCCACGCCATCCCCGATGGCGTCCATCACCTTGGCGCGACGCGCCTTGAACTCCCCGGGAGAGAACGCCTGGGTGAACAGCGGTTTGTCGGCTCCCAGTGGGAGCCAGGCCAATGCGACCATCGTCAGGACTACGCTCACTCGGATGAAGGTTCGGGGCATACGCGCGATTATAATCGTGGCCCAGAGGTTCCCTGACCAATGTCCCGATCCCTGCTTGCCCTCGCCATCGTCGCCGCCCTGCTATTCCTGGGCAGGCGCAACAGGCAGCGCCGCCGGCGCCGCAACCGCAGCCAGCAAAGCCGGTGTCCCTGCTCGACAGCCTCAGGACCGTCGCCGAGTCGTCGGAGTACCGATCGACGTCCACCTACGCCGAGGTGGTCGGGTTCATGAAAATTGTGGACGATGCGTCGCCGAACATCCGCGTCATCAGCTACGGCACCACGTACGAGGGTCGGATGATGCCGTTGGCGGTGGTGGGCACGGGCCTGAAGGACGCGAGCGCGGCCTCAGTCAAGGCCTCGGGCAAGCTGCGGGTGCACATTCAAGGCAACATCCACGCTGGTGAGGTGGAGGGCAAGGAAGCGGCGCTCGTCCTGCTGCGCGAGTTCGCGCAGGGCAAACACGCCGACTGGCTCGAGACGATGGTGTTCCTCATCACGCCGATCTTCAATGCCGACGGCAACGAGCGTTTTTCGCTGACCAATCGCGGCGTGCAGAACGGGCCCATCAACGGGCAGGGCACACGCGCCAACGGCCAGAACATCAACATCAATCGCGACTTCATGAAGCTCGAAACGCCCGAAGGCCGGGCGTTTGCGAAGCTCTGGAACGACTACGACCCGTACGTCGGGATGGACCTGCACACGTCTGACGGCTCCACGCACGGATACCACCTCACGTACTCGCCGCCGCTCAACCCCAACACCAACGCCGGCATCATGTCGATCATGAAGGACGAGTGGTTCCCGTTTGTGACCAAGGCCATTCGCGAGAAGTACAAGTGGGAGACGTTCTACTACGGCAATGCGAGCAACCCCGGGGGTGGCCGAGGCGGCCGCGGCGGTCAGGGTGCGCCTGGCGCGGGACGAGGCGGGCGGCGCTGCGGGCGCCACACCTCCTCCGGCAACGCCCCCACCGGCCACGCCTCCCGTGGCACAGCCGCAGGCGCCTGCCGTCCCGGCCGGTCCCAGGGCCTGGGGCACGTTCGAGCACGTGCCCCGCTTCCACAACAACTACGTCGGGATGCGCAACCGCTTTGCGCTCCTCAGCGAGGCGTACGCGTACGCGACCTTCAAGGACCGCATCCAGGCCACGAACTACTTCATCGAAGAGGCGATGAACTTCGCGCACCAGAACGTGGCGAAGATCCGGACCGCGGTGGACTCGGCCGATCGCGAAGCGCTGGCGGGCAAGACTCACGCCACGCGCGCGCAGATTCGCAGCGGCGGCATGGTTGAAATCCTGATGGGCGAGGTTGAAGACGAAAAGAATCCCATCAACGGCCGGAACATGAACCGCCGCAAGGATGTCATCAAGCCGGAACAGATGGTGGACCGCATGTGGTTTGAACCGACAACCACCGAGACGGTGCCGACCGAGTACTACATTCCGGCGGGCGCCACCAAGGCGCTCGACCTGCTGCGGGCCCACGGCGTGCAGATGCGGAAGACGACTGTGGCCACCAAGGGACTGGAACAGTTTTCGATCACGGCCAATACGCAGCGGCCGGCCACCAATTCGATCGATACCGGCAGCCACGGGCTCCGTACTCTGGACGGCACGTGGGCGGCCACCGACGTCACCGCCCCCATCGGCTCATTCGCCGTGGCGATGAACCAGAAACTCGCGCGTCTCGTGTTCTACCTCTTGGAACCGAAGTCCGACGACGGCTTGACGGCCTGGAACTACTTGGACGACGTGCTTGCGACGGAAGGCGTGAAGAGCTACCCCATTCTTCGCAAGAAGTGACACTTCCCGAAGTGCTGGGTGCTGGGTGCTGGGTGCTGTTGTGCTCGTGTGCTGAGGTGCTCGGCGCACGCCAGCACGCCAGCACGCCAGCACGCCAGCACAGATCAGGCGAGCTTCGCCAAGCGCTTCTCGACGTCCGCAATGGCGGCCTTGATCTGTTTCTGCCGGACGGGATGTTCGGTGGCTTCGAGCTGGCGGCGCAGTTCCGACAGTCCGAGCGTCAGAGACGTCACTTGCGCCTTTTTCACTGGATCAACCGGCGGTTGCGGCGACCGTTTCTCGCGTCGAGCGGCCTCTCGCTCATCGGCCAGTTCCTGAATTCTCGCGTCCGCGTCAATAAGGCCTTCGCCCGAATCACCCATTCCTCAAACATAGCAGAGGATCTTCCCGGTGGGATAGGATCGCGCGCATGGCGCGCATACTTTTTCTCCTACTGACGCTCGTAGTTGGCGGTCTCTCGGCCGTACTCACGGCCAGCATGCAGAATGCGGAGGCCACGTCCCTGCTGGGCCGGAAGCTCTCCACGCCTCCCATCGCGCCAGATGCGCAGGCGCGCATGGAGTCGCAGCTTGCGACCGCCGTGCAGGTATTCGAGACCAATCGCGAGGACCCGGATGCGCTGATCTGGGTCGGGCGCCGCACTGGGTATCTCTACCGGTTCCGCGAGGCGATCGGAATTTTTACTGAGGGGATCAAGCGCCACCCCACCGATGCGCGGTTCTATCGCCACCGCGGGCATCGCTACCTGACGATTCGTGAAATCGACCTGGCCATCGCTGACTTCGAGAAGGCGGTGACGCTCATCGCCGGCCAGCCGGATCAGGAGGAACCAGATGGGCAGCCCAACGTGCGCAACATGCCCACCAGCACCCTGCACTCGAACATCTACTACCACCTGGCTCTGGGTTACTACATCAAGAAGGACTTCAACCGCGCAGCCGACAACTGGCGGAAGGCCCGCGATGTGGTCCGCAACGCGGACAACCTGGTGGCCGCAAGCAACTGGCTGTACCTGTCGCTGCGCCGGGCCGGCAAGGCCGACGAAGCGGCCGCGGTGCTGTTGCCCATCGACGCGCGGCTGGACGTCATCGAAAACGGCAGCTATCACTCACTGCTGCTGATGTACAAGGGCGAGCGCACGCCGGAAGAAGTGCTGAAGGCGGCGGGCGAAGGGGCCAGCGGCACGTCGGCGCGTTACGGCGTCAGCGCCTGGTATCTCATCAACGGCAAGCGGCGCGAGGCGCAGCAGCTGTGGGCGACGATTCTTGCGGGAGAGGACTGGCCGTCGTTCGGCCACCTGGCGGCGGAAGCCGAAGCGCGGTAGCGATCCCACCCTTCAGCGAATGCGCTCGATCACGCGCACTTTGGGGGAGCCGCCGACGGCGACGGCGACGGGCTGCTTGGTCTTGGTTACCACCATCAGGGTGTTGATCTGCACGAAGGCGCTCTGGACCGACGTCCGGCTGCTCATCACCGACCGCCCGGCGCCAAAACCCGAGACGTTCTTGTCCGCGGCAATCACATAGATCGCGGGGCTGCCCTTCATTCGCATCGACCGAAGCTCCGGCACCAGCGCTTCGGGCAGGCCGCCCTGCACCAGTTCATCCCGGCCCAATTCACCGGCCGGATGAAGCACCACGATGTACCGGCCTTCCATTTTGATGTCGCAACTGGCGTGCACCATCGCGCGGGTGCCTTCGGCAGCCTTGATCGAGCGTTCCAGGCAGGTGGCCAGCCGCGTGGCCGGGTCTGAAAAGGGGTCGCAGTCGTACTGCGGCATCGAACTCATGGCGATCACCGCCAGCTTCAGTACGTTCGAGCGCCACAGGGACATGGGCAGGCGCTACCGGATCAACCGCACCACGTCGTTAAAGACCACAGTAACCATCAGCATGAGGATGAGCGCGAAGCCCGCAAAGAGGATCCGCTCCTTGACCTTCACGCTGAAGTCGCGACGGGCCAGGCCTTCGAGGGCGATGATCGTGATGTGGCCGCCGTCGAGGATGGGAATGGGCATCAGGTTCAGCAGGCCGAGCTGAAGACTGATCATCGACATCAGACCCAGCAGCGGGAGCCAGCCGAGCTGGGCCGTGGCGCCAGACATCCGCGCGATGCCCACCGGACCCACAAGGTTGTTGACCGGCGTCTCGGTGGTGAACAGCCCGGCGAGCGTGGTGACGGTCAACACCGCAGCTTCCCACGTCTGCGTCGCGCTCATGCTCATCGCCGTCAGCAGGTCCGGGTCCACGCGGCGGGTCTCCACCCCGGAAATCGACACGCCAATCACGCCAACGTCGCCGCTCTTTTCGGGCACGATGGCCAGGTCCTGCGCCACACCACCGCGCTCAATCGTGAACGTGATGGGCACGCCGGCGCTCTTCTGGATGCGCTCAATCACCTGCTCGCGCGTCAGTCCCCGCTCGCCCCCGATAGCGACAAGCACGTCGCCAGTCAGCAGACCGGCCTTCTGCGCGGGCTGGTCGGGCATCACCTGCGCCACCTGCGGCCGCACTCGGGGGCCGACCTTCAACTCGCCGAAATCGACAATGTCTCCCACGAGCTCCGGGGTGACCTTGATATCCAGGTACGAGCCGCCACGCTCGATGGCCAGCGTCAGCTCCCGGTTGGCCTTCGGCAGGACGGCCATGTCGAACTGGTCCCAGGTCTCCACCGCGGCGCCATTCACCCGCAGCACGCGGTCGCCCGCCTGCAGGCCCGCGCGCGCACCGGCCCCGTCGGCTGCCACGATGCCGATGACCGGCGGCGACGATCGGTACAGCGGCACATCGGCGCCCTGCGTCAGGATCGCGGTGGTCAGGATGAGCGCCAGCAGAATGTTCATGATCGGGCCCGCCAGATACACCTGGACTCGAACCCACTTGCTCTTGGAGAGAAACTCGGTCGGGTCCCCGGACGGCCCGTCCTCAGAGGTTTCACCCGCCAGCTTCACGTAGCCGCCCAGCGGGATGATGCTGATGCAGTACTCCGTGTCGCCCCGGGTGACCTTGACCAGCTTGGGCCCGAATCCCAACGAAAAGGCGAGCACCTTGACGCCGTACCACCGCGCCACCAGGAAATGCCCGAGCTCGTGGACGAAGATCAGGACCCCGAGCACAAACAGGAACGGCAGGATCGTCTCGAAGAACCCGATGATGTTGGCCATATGTGAAAACCCTGTAGGGCTATGACGATGGTAGCAGACCGGCGGTTTCAGCCGCATGGTGCCGGGCCCAGGCGTCGGTGGCCCTGACATCGGCCAATGAACGGGGCACGCTGGTTTCACGGCCAGCCGCCTCGAGCGCGCGTTCGATGACCACGGGAATTTGAAGGAACCCGAGCCGCCCTGTCAGGAAGGCCTCCACGGCCACCTCGTTTGCGGCATTCAGGACGGCGGGCCACGCGCCGCCGTGCTCGAGCGCGTCATACGCCAGCCGCAGGCACCGGAACCGGTCGGGGTCGGGCGGCATGAAGTCGAGCTGGCCCATCCGCGTCACGTCGAGCGCGGGGACCGGCGCATCCCAGCGATCGGGATACGAGAAGGCGTACTGGATTGGCAGGCGCATGTCCGTGACACCCAGTTGCGCGATCACCGACCCGTCACGCAGCTCCACCATGGAGTGCACGATCGACTGTGGGTGGACGACCACCGCAATCTGCTGCGGCGTCACGTCAAACAACCACCGCGCCTCGATCACTTCGAGGCCCTTGTTCATCAACGTGGACGAATCCACCGTGATCTTCTTCCCCATCTGCCACGTGGGATGACGAAGCGCATCGGCGGGCGTCACTCGCGCGAGGTCGTCGGCCGTCCACCCGCGGAATGGGCCGCCCGATGCGGTGAGAATCAGCCGCCGCAGTTCGCCGGCCGTGCGGCCGTGCAGACACTGGTGGATGGCGTTGTGTTCGGAGTCCACGGGCAGGAGCGACACGCCGCGGCTTCGCGCCGCATCGACCATGAGGGCGCCGGCCATCACGAGCACTTCCTTGTTGGCCAGTGCCACGGTCTTGCCGTGGTCGATGGCCGCGAGCGCCGCCTCGAGGCCCGCCGCACCCGACGACGCGCACAGGACCACGTCCACATCGGGATGTGTGGCGGCCGTGAGCAACCCCTGCGGGCCCGATTCGAGCGCTCCGGGCCGCGCACCGGGCGGCACCAGCGCCTTCAGGTCGGCCAGGCCCTCTTCTGTGGCGACGCTGACCAGTGACGGCCGGTACTTGCGCACCTGTTCGGCTAGACGAGAGGTGTTGTGACCGGCCGCGAGGGCAACAACCTGCAGGCGATCGGCGTGGGCGTCCACCACCGACAGGGCGCTCTGGCCGATCGATCCGGTGGAGCCGAGAATGGCGATGCGAATCATGCGGCGTACCGGCCAACATAAGAAAGGAACAGCAGGTACGCGGGGACGGCAAACAGATACGCGTCGATGCGATCGAGCACGCCGCCGTGTCCGGGAATCAGCGCCGAACTGTCTTTGACGCCCGCGCTGCGTTTGAGCAGCGACTCGAAGAGGTCACCCGTGATTCCGATGACGCACAACATCAGACCCAGGGCGATCCCCTCGAGAGGTGACACCACCTGGCCCCACACAGGCCCCAGGAGGGCGCCGGTAATGGCCGCGGCCACCAGACCTCCAACGGCGCCTTCAATCGTCTTGGCGGGGCTGATCGCAGGCGCCAGCTTCCGACGGCCGAATGCGCGGCCGGTGAAGTACTGCGCCGAATCACTGATCGCGATGGTCGCGATGAGGAAGATCACGGGGCGGGGGCCAAACACCACGTCGATCCACACGAGCGCGCCCATCGGAAGGCCCACATACAAAGGCGCCATCACCGTGACTGCCGCGGCGGTAATCATGGCCGGGGACGGCGGGCCTCCGGCCATCGTGACAATGCCGGCGCCCACCACCAGGGCCAGCAGCACCACGACAATCGCGGCACCGTTCGCCATACCGATGGGCACAACCGCACATGCGGCCATGGCCGCCACCGCGACGAAGAGGACAGGGACCGGAGCGCCGACTGCGGATGAGAAGCCGGCCACCTCGCCTGCGGCCAGTGCGGCGACGAGCGCGGCCAGGGCGAGCGTGGCCCACCAGGGCCCGAACCACAGGACCCCGCCGACGATCGCGACGAGTACGACGGCGCTGAGGACGCGGGTCACGCGTTAGTTTGTGACTCCGACCGGGTCCGACGACACAGCGCCGTAACGACGATCGCGCCGCTGATAGTCGGCCACGGCTTCAAGAAGGTGTCGCGCACGAAAGTCGGGCCAGAAGGTATCGGTCACCCAGATTTCCGCATACGCAATCTGCCAGAGCAGGAAGTTGCTCACGCGCATCTCGCCGCTCGTCCGGATCAGCAGGTCCGGATCGGGCTGCCCGGCTGTATAGAGGAGCGAAGAGAACACGTCCTCATCAAGCGCCTCTGGCGCGATGCCGCGGATAATCGCCTGCCGCGCCGCATCCACAATTTCGGCACGACCGCCGTAACTGAGCGCGATATTAAAGACCATCCCGGTATTGGTCGCGGTCCGGGCAACAGCAGCTTCCAGTTCTTCGCGCACGTCGGGACCGAGGCGGTCGAGCTGCCCGATCACGCGGAACTGGATGTTGTTCTTGAGCAGGGTTTTGAGTTCGGCCCGCAGGTAGTGCCGAAGCAAACCCATCAGCGCCGAGACTTCCGGCACCGGACGCTTCCAGTTCTCCACCGAAAATGCGTAGAGGGTGAGGACCGAGAGTCCGAGCCGCGCCGAGGTTTCCACGGTGTCGCGCACCGAGTCAATGCCGGCGCGATGCCCTTCCACACGCGGCAGGTGCCGTTCGGCGGCCCATCGGCCGTTGCCATCCATGATGATGGCCACATGTTTGGGTAAGCGGTCGAAGTCGAGCCGCCGCGAAATGGCCTCTTCGGGCGATCCCTTCGGCACGCCGGCCAGCACATCAGCGAGCGCCATGGAGCGAGTTTAGCCCGATGGCGCGGCTAAAGCCACGCCCTACTACGGGTAGTCCACCGAGACGAGCGTCAGCCCCTGCGCCGGGGCCGTATCACCCGCCTGCCCACGGTCCCGCGACTCAATGAGGGCGGCCATGGACGAGAGATCCCTGCGGCCGGCCCCCACCTCCACCAGCGTGCCGACAATGGCGCGCACCATGTGGCGCAGGAAGCCGTCACCGTGCACCTCGAACACCAGTTCGTCGCCGTTCACGCGCAGTTCGGCGCGATCGACCGTCCGGACCGTGTCGAGCACGTCGGAACCGCTGGACATGAACGCGGAAAAATCATGTTTCCCGATGAGCGCGGACGTGGCGGCCTGCATCGCGGGCACATCCAGCGGTTGCGGCGCCTGCCATACGTATCGATGCGCGAACGGCGACACCACTTCGCCGGTGGCAATGCGATAGCGGTAGGTCTTGCCGGTGGCGTCGAAGCGGGCGTTGAACCCTTCCGCCGCATCGGCCACGTCAAGCACGCGGATGTCGCGGTCCAGCTTGACGTTGATCGCCCGCCGGATCACGTCAACGGAATGCGCGGTGTCACACTCGAGTGACGCCACCTGCCCAAGCGCGTGCACGCCGGCATCCGTGCGCCCCGCGCCGAACAGCGGTCGCGCCGAGAACGGCTGCATCGCGTCTTCGATCGCCGCCTGGATCGTGGGACCGTTCTCTTGCCGCTGCCACCCGCAAAAGCGCGTGCCGTCGTAGGCGACGACCAGCCGCAGGACCCTCATGGATTTTCACCATGAAGGACATGAAGATCCATGAAGGGTGCGGCGTTGGGGGCCCGGCTCTGCCGGGGCCGCGCGATCGAAGGGACGTCACGCACGAGCACACGGCCTGGAAAAAGACGTCGGGTGTCTTTTTGGCGGCGGCAGGCAAAAAGACACCCGACGTCTTTTCCTCGCCCGGGTGTGTTCGTGCGTGACGTCCCTTCGATCGTGCGTGCCGCCGAAGGCGGCACCCAACGCCGCACCTTCTGACAGCCCCATAAAACCTCATGGATCTTCATGGAGCTTCATGGAGAATTCTTGTGATCCCTAAGCCCTTGACCCGGGCTTGGTCACGGGCTGCCCCGCCGCGCACAACGGGCACGACGCGGGATCGTACGTCGGCAACGCCAGCGCGACCAAAGCGCGGAACGGCACGTCGAGTGATGACGTGCCGCCGCTGCGGTCGATGATCGATCCCGCGCCCACGACCGTGGCGCCGGCCTGCCGTGCCACCACCATCGTCTCGCGCGTGGACCCTCCGGTGGTCACCACGTCCTCGATCACAACCACGCGGTCATCGGCCGACAGCGTGAAACCGCGGCGCAGCGTGAGGACGCTTTCCTGCCGTTCGGCAAAGATCGCGCGCACACCAAGGGCACGCGCCACTTCGTGACCGATGATCAACCCGCCGAGCGCGGGCGACAACACCACGGTGGGGTTCAGATCGCGCAGGGCGTCGGCCAGCGCGCTGCCCAGCGGCGCCGCATGTTCGGGATGCTGCAGCACAAGCGCGCACTGCAGGTAGCCTGAGCTGTGCAGGCCCGACGACAGCCGGAAGTGCCCTTCGTGGAGAGCGCCGGATTGGCGGAAGAGCGCAAGAACGTCAATCACCGGACGCCTCGCAATTCCTGTTCAAACAGCTTCAGGATGCGTTTGTATTCATCCGCCCAGCTGGTCTCTTCCGTGAAGGCATGGTTCTCCACCGGATACCCAGCCAACTCCCAGTTCTCTTTACGCAGTTCGATCAGCCGTTGCGCCAGTCGCACAGAGTCCTGGAAGAACACATTGGTGTCCACCATGCCGTGCAGGATCAGCAACCGGTTCTTGAGGCCGGCCGCATGGAAGATCGGCGAGCTCTTTTTGTACGCCTCGGGGTCGGTCTGCGGCGTGTTGAGGATGTTCGACGTGTAGCCGTGGTTGTAGTGCGACCAGTCGGTCACCGGACGCAACGCCGCGCCCGCCACAAACACCTCCGGTGTGGTGAACATCGCCATCAGGGTGATGAATCCGCCGTAGCTGCCGCCGTAAACGCCGATGCGCTTCGCGTCCACCTTCTCTGACGCGACCAGGAACTTCGCGCCATCAACGACATCTTCGAGATCCTTGCCGCCCATGAACCGGTAGATCCCCGTGCGCCAGTCGCGGCCGTAGCCAGACGATGCGCGGTAGTCGGGGTCGAGGACGACATATCCCTTCGAAGCGAGGATGTGATGGAACATGTACTCGCGGTAGTACGTGGACCAGTACTTGTGCGCGTTCTGCAGGTAACCCGCACCGTGCACGAAAATGACCGCGGGCTTCTTCGGGTCACGTTTCGCGCCCATCATCTCGGGCGTGTAGAGGCGGGCATACACGTCCTGCCCATCGCGCGCCTTGTAGGTGATGACCTTGGGGTCCATCCACTTGAAGGCCCTGAATTCATCAGACGGAGTCGTCGTCACCTGCACAGCCGGCGCACCGGCGGTGAAGGGCATCATGTGCAGTTCGGGAACCTTGGTGCTGTAAGAGTGGACGATGGCGAGCGAGCGCTCATCTGGCGAAATGGTGGCGTCGTTCGACCCGGTCATCGTGGTGATCTTCGTGCGTTCGCCGCCATCAACAGACATGGTGTAGAAGTGCCGTTCGCCGGGATGCACTTCGTTGGTCTGCAGGAACACTTTGGTGCGGTCGCGTGACAGCACGGCGTTGGTGACTTCCCACTTGCCGCTCGTGAGCGCCTTCGCGGACGGCTGCGCGGCGCTCATGTCCACCGAGTAGAGCTGCAGATAGCCGGTCTTCTCTGAGAGGAACAGAAAACGTTTGCCGTCGGCGAGCCAGGCGATGCCGGCGCCGCCGCCGAACGCACCACCGCCACCGATGCCCTGCTCGCGAATCCACGCATCATCGCGCTGGTTGTCGATGACGGTTGCCGCGCCTGTGGCCGGGTCCACCTTCACGAACCAGCGGTCCTTGTTGTCTGCAGCGCGTACCGCAATCACCGTATGCGCCCCATCGTCGGACATGTCGGGCGGTCCCCAGTTGACGATGCGGGGACCGGGTGTGGCACCCGGGACGGCAGACCACTCGCGGCCGGCAAACGGCGCGGCGTCGGCCCACACGTGTTTGTTTTCTTTCACGTCGAGAATCGCCAGCTTGCGCACGGGCGCCACGTCACCGACGTTGGTGCGGCCCGGAATCATTTCGGGGTACGCCGACTGCGTGATGTAGTTCGGCGTGTCCTGGCCGCGGGCCGACAGCGCCGGCGCTTCGTTGACGCCAATCCAGACAAAACGCTCGTCGGCTGACAGTTGAAGGTCAGCTGCTGTCTGTCGCTCCGCCAGCGTGAAGCGTGCGATCGGCGCGACCGGCGGCTGAGCACCGGGGGCACCGCCGCGTCCGCCACGACCGCCCTGGCGGCCTTCGGCCTGAGCGCGGAGGTAGTCCATCAACGCGAGTTCCTGTTCACGAAGCAGGCGCTGCGCCTCGGTCAGGGCTTCCGCCGCGCCGCCACCACCGGCGCGGCCGGCACCTCCGCCTCGTTGCCCGGCGCCACCGGCGCGCCCGCCGGCCGCGGCGGG from Acidobacteriota bacterium encodes:
- a CDS encoding orotate phosphoribosyltransferase, translated to MARRPVIDVLALFRQSGALHEGHFRLSSGLHSSGYLQCALVLQHPEHAAPLGSALADALRDLNPTVVLSPALGGLIIGHEVARALGVRAIFAERQESVLTLRRGFTLSADDRVVVIEDVVTTGGSTRETMVVARQAGATVVGAGSIIDRSGGTSSLDVPFRALVALALPTYDPASCPLCAAGQPVTKPGSRA
- a CDS encoding S9 family peptidase; this translates as MRRLTALTALVLLTGTWLAADQRAAAPAAPAAKPVVMPMTVDSIMRGPALVGASPSAVRWSKDSSKAYFTWQKAGDARSSTYVVNRDGSGMRQLTEEEGRNLDVPQAGRPDRAGRRLLNAEGGDLVLYDVASGARSLLTRTAVAETNPRWARNDTAVTFQRDGNLFIMSLAAGAGPTIQQLTDIVAAGAAAGAAPAAAGGRAGGAGQRGGGAGRAGGGGAAEALTEAQRLLREQELALMDYLRAQAEGRQGGRGGRGGAPGAQPPVAPIARFTLAERQTAADLQLSADERFVWIGVNEAPALSARGQDTPNYITQSAYPEMIPGRTNVGDVAPVRKLAILDVKENKHVWADAAPFAGREWSAVPGATPGPRIVNWGPPDMSDDGAHTVIAVRAADNKDRWFVKVDPATGAATVIDNQRDDAWIREQGIGGGGAFGGGAGIAWLADGKRFLFLSEKTGYLQLYSVDMSAAQPSAKALTSGKWEVTNAVLSRDRTKVFLQTNEVHPGERHFYTMSVDGGERTKITTMTGSNDATISPDERSLAIVHSYSTKVPELHMMPFTAGAPAVQVTTTPSDEFRAFKWMDPKVITYKARDGQDVYARLYTPEMMGAKRDPKKPAVIFVHGAGYLQNAHKYWSTYYREYMFHHILASKGYVVLDPDYRASSGYGRDWRTGIYRFMGGKDLEDVVDGAKFLVASEKVDAKRIGVYGGSYGGFITLMAMFTTPEVFVAGAALRPVTDWSHYNHGYTSNILNTPQTDPEAYKKSSPIFHAAGLKNRLLILHGMVDTNVFFQDSVRLAQRLIELRKENWELAGYPVENHAFTEETSWADEYKRILKLFEQELRGVR
- the truA gene encoding tRNA pseudouridine(38-40) synthase TruA, with the translated sequence MRVLRLVVAYDGTRFCGWQRQENGPTIQAAIEDAMQPFSARPLFGAGRTDAGVHALGQVASLECDTAHSVDVIRRAINVKLDRDIRVLDVADAAEGFNARFDATGKTYRYRIATGEVVSPFAHRYVWQAPQPLDVPAMQAATSALIGKHDFSAFMSSGSDVLDTVRTVDRAELRVNGDELVFEVHGDGFLRHMVRAIVGTLVEVGAGRRDLSSMAALIESRDRGQAGDTAPAQGLTLVSVDYP